A single genomic interval of Eurosta solidaginis isolate ZX-2024a chromosome 3, ASM4086904v1, whole genome shotgun sequence harbors:
- the LOC137244442 gene encoding cyclin-dependent kinase 8-like has protein sequence MGQIMPPTQPRQAPMPSRPPMPGQPPIPGRPGYNQPAPGTGMYQQPQQYAQAQRRLDPDQMPNPISVIIGNQSSAGGAFIIY, from the exons atgggtcaaattatgccaccaacacaacctcgacaggcgccaatgcccagtcggccacccatgccgggtcaacctccaatacccggacgtcctggttataat caacctgcacctggtactggtatgtatcaacagccgcaacagtatgctcaagcccaacgccgtttagatcccgatcagatgccaaatcctaTAAGCGTTATCATTGGAAATCAAagtagcgctggtggtgcttttattatttattaa